The nucleotide sequence TAGACGGCCACGCCGAATATGTGCCTCTTGATTACCTGCGACGTCAATAGTGTGTTGATTTCCTTTGTCCAGCCCCGCCGCTGGCGTACCTGCCTTGTGCTCAGACAATAGTCCTCGAATGAAGCCACGTACACAACGACATGTGGATGCTGAATCCTTGATAGCTTGCTGAGCGCTTGCAAAGTCGATCGACGAGCTGTTGAGTCTGGTCCAGGCGGACGGTCATGAGAACGACAGACAATCACTTTTAGGGCCAGGGACCGCGGATAGGTGACATCAACGGGAGCTTTAACACGATATGTGATCGTGGATCCTGAGTCTCCCAGGGCTTCCCCCTCCTGAAGGAATGGAAAAGGCGGCTTAAGGTATTCTTGACCCCGATGGTGAAACACCTTGTGAGTCGTCAGGTTTAGACCAGCTTGGCGCACGGGTTCCACCCATGCATGCTCGGTTTCCCAACCAGCGGAATCCCACTCATACTTGTCTCTATCATGCGACTCCAGAAACTCCTTTAGAGTCATCTGCTGTTCGTTCGAGGAGTCAACCGAGCCACGTTCCCAAAAATCGGACCCGCTGTAAGAACGCGGCCTTGTGGCCTCTCGGGGGCGGACATCATCTGGAGAAGCCTCGAATCGTGACGAGGACCTGGCCATTGTCGGTTTGTCACCAATCGCTCTTTCCGAACTGGGAACGGTTGCTGCTCCAGGGCCTGGGTGTGCTTCTTCGTAGGTGCGAAGGTCAGGCCGGGTGTCCTGAAACTCCAGCGGCCCTTGGCCATCTGGCAAGTTGCTCAATACCCGGGTGTTAAACTCCTCGAATGATCTGACTGCAGCGACAAAACGTCCGGTTTCACGGTGAACCGGTTCATTGGAGTGGTCTGGATAAAAGCTCTTGCTATACACCGATCCGAGAACAGGAGGTAGGGATTCCGACGGAACGGCCGGGTTAGAATCCAagccctcatcatcagatTGGGCATTTGTGCGAACGTCCGAAGGGATATCCTCAAACTGTAGTGGCCCTTCATCGTCCGGAGTGTCACCGAACAGCCGATTATCAGAACCCTCCTCCGTCGAACCATTCTGTCCACTAGCCGCTTGATCTGAGTCAACGGAGATATTATCATCATCGATGTATCTTATTGATATGAAAGCCAACGACTTCAGGTGTTGGGCAACGTGTTTGACCATCTTTGCGTAGTCCACAAAACTCGGCCTGTTATCACCCGGTGACTTCGGCGAGTCATGCTGTTGTGTGTCGTTTCCGCCAAACGAATATTCGACATCCTCGTTTTCTGCTGCTTGCTTTCCCTTGGACGGGGCCTGTGTGATTCTAGATTGCAACTCATAGACCGCAAGAACATCCTGATTGCAAAGCGGGCAGATATTGGCGTTCCGGGTAACACGCAAGATATTGCGTGTTACCTTTCTCACGACCCTGGACTCGGTCATGGCGCTGTGTCTTGTTTTGATGTGCTCTCTCAGTTTGTCCCCGGTGGGAAACTCGGCATACTCGCCGGGTTCAACATCACAATACCACACCGTGTTGTGAATCTTTTGTGCCCATTCCTTTGAATGGGCCTCCTCCATATGCTCACGCCACTCGGAGAGCTTGGAGAAGTATCTTAAATTGTCGATGCACTCCTCGGAAATGCAGACGTAAGGTTCGAGATCATGTTGAAAATGAGCCCTAGCTGTTAGGTTAACTCTGTCTACCTGTCTACCCCAAAATGGAATGACAAAACTTACCTCCACCATCCGTGTTTTTCCAAGTCGGAAGTTTTCAATTCGCACGCGCACCACTGGCATTTACAGAAGCCGAGACCGTCCTCTATTTTTGGCCGTGGGGGATACGAGTAGCCTTGGCCAAACAAGCTAACTGTGGCATTGTCCAAGACTGAAGCAGGCTTTGAAATCTCCTTCTGAAATCTGGATTGATCTAGTACCGACGGGCTGGTTTGAGATGTGGCATATATTGGCTGGTAAAGTGGGGAGCTGCCTAAGCGATGGCGCGCTTGGGACGCAGGCACCGGAATTCGCACTCGAATATCTGCTTGGGACGGGTTGGGTTCTGAATTAGGACCGACAGATGGGAGATATTGGCGAGGGGTAGCGAGCTTCTGGTGATGTCTCCTAACATACAGAAGTTTGAGTCGTCGAAATGTTATGGATGAAGCTAGCTGTTCTGCAAGAGATTCTGATACTCCATCCAATCTTCCCTTGACAAAGAGCAAGGCGATCCTTTCGAATTCAGATATCTCTTCTGGGTCCACTTTGAGAGCGTATGCTTTGACTCTAGATGCCCAGCTTCCCATGGATGATTGGCGAATGATGGAGGCTAGACGCTGAAGCCTCTCGATGGCTTCGTGGATGGCGTCGAGTGCAGCGGCGGCGACCGGCTCTGGAAGAGCTTGATTCGAATGATTCGAGATTAACGATGGATTGAACCGGGCTAGGTTGGATTGCAACAGTTGGAGGAGTCGAAGAACTAGATTGTGGACTTGTGGATGGTCTCTAAGTCGAGCATCTAGCGACGCCTCAGGTTGAGCAAAAACCCCAACGAAGGCAGTCCAAAGCTGAAAACGCTGGTGGTACTCCCGAATTATGTGGTAGTTCTTCGCCTCCACGGGCTCATTATCGACTGTTTCGTCCGTTAGGAGCCTCCAGAAAAGACTTTCACAATCTCGAGCTCGCTCATAGATTTGGTTATCATTGACCAGGATGGCGGTTGAAGTTGACATCTTGAAAGTAGGTGTCGAGATGTTCACGGAGAGGAACTGGTGTTGTTCGTGGCATGTGGTCGTTGCGCAGATGGTTTTTTTGATTGGGTGCATGTTATACCGGTCAATCTGTCTTCTGAAATGACAAAGAATGCCTGGGAAAGAAGACTTAAATGAAGACTGCCTTAACCTTAATCGGGCCGAACGAATAGTAGTCGTAGCACACTGATAACCTGCCTGGAAGTTGTCAGCGACACGCGCCTGACACCCAACCCCGCATCACACACCCCCGCTTTTGAATACATGCATGTCAGGAAACAGACCAGTCATTTCATGGCTACATGGGTGTTTCATCTAGCATATAGGCACCTCTACACGGTAACTTCGAGCTCACCGTCACGAGGTTGAAAAGGCCGCAACTCTATGATGGACAGACAatacctcaacaccacctccgaaGAACGGCAGAGATTTGACAGCAGCGTTCAAGAGAGACGGATTCTTGACGTCGTTCAGCCTCTCTTTGCAACTAATCTTCCTTGGAAGTTGGAGGCAGATAGCGACCACGGCAATGGCCTTGCGGAGCAGATCAACGCCCAGACAGCAAAGGAGATGTTTTTACACGAACTCGTCACTGCGGGCCTTTATTTGAGAGAGCTAAAAAGTGCTCTGTCGGTTCGGTCTTTCCGACTATGCCTAGAAACATCATCCGatctcctcgccttctta is from Podospora pseudopauciseta strain CBS 411.78 chromosome 5 map unlocalized CBS411.78m_5.2, whole genome shotgun sequence and encodes:
- a CDS encoding uncharacterized protein (COG:S; EggNog:ENOG503P18J), with the protein product MHPIKKTICATTTCHEQHQFLSVNISTPTFKMSTSTAILVNDNQIYERARDCESLFWRLLTDETVDNEPVEAKNYHIIREYHQRFQLWTAFVGVFAQPEASLDARLRDHPQVHNLVLRLLQLLQSNLARFNPSLISNHSNQALPEPVAAAALDAIHEAIERLQRLASIIRQSSMGSWASRVKAYALKVDPEEISEFERIALLFVKGRLDGVSESLAEQLASSITFRRLKLLYVRRHHQKLATPRQYLPSVGPNSEPNPSQADIRVRIPVPASQARHRLGSSPLYQPIYATSQTSPSVLDQSRFQKEISKPASVLDNATVSLFGQGYSYPPRPKIEDGLGFCKCQWCACELKTSDLEKHGWWRAHFQHDLEPYVCISEECIDNLRYFSKLSEWREHMEEAHSKEWAQKIHNTVWYCDVEPGEYAEFPTGDKLREHIKTRHSAMTESRVVRKVTRNILRVTRNANICPLCNQDVLAVYELQSRITQAPSKGKQAAENEDVEYSFGGNDTQQHDSPKSPGDNRPSFVDYAKMVKHVAQHLKSLAFISIRYIDDDNISVDSDQAASGQNGSTEEGSDNRLFGDTPDDEGPLQFEDIPSDVRTNAQSDDEGLDSNPAVPSESLPPVLGSVYSKSFYPDHSNEPVHRETGRFVAAVRSFEEFNTRVLSNLPDGQGPLEFQDTRPDLRTYEEAHPGPGAATVPSSERAIGDKPTMARSSSRFEASPDDVRPREATRPRSYSGSDFWERGSVDSSNEQQMTLKEFLESHDRDKYEWDSAGWETEHAWVEPVRQAGLNLTTHKVFHHRGQEYLKPPFPFLQEGEALGDSGSTITYRVKAPVDVTYPRSLALKVIVCRSHDRPPGPDSTARRSTLQALSKLSRIQHPHVVVYVASFEDYCLSTRQVRQRRGWTKEINTLLTSQVIKRHIFGVAVYPPAQTNLQVLLEDFHDSQTGEDSTRKSDNTWMGAYLCSYFGCLTRAMLYLWNSGIGIQYSDINLRKILIDDFGLPVIGTIGLTRHFETPTEPAGRLTKYKTPYIPPETDESSMDHPDSLTLPGLVYSLGCIFFEITSVLLGLPRDNPRKWLGLNSHNAGLEEPHWFTYRSALAGGAKLEDYFQVLRARQSNTDKSVMPKLIEPVLKILPIIGEMLEVKPEKRPHLKDLYPSFRHLYDLPESPGRCESCEEEWLQSRPRQETDISEERPKQTKV